In a genomic window of Argonema galeatum A003/A1:
- a CDS encoding NACHT domain-containing protein — MGVTRSLVKLAVGGAIVLGGLAFPPFLAGDGIVWGTILATALASVAAGNTANAIDALTQGKEGDRLSLQNQDLTKAVGKAIAAVITLAAKQHRDKTHDNLEKIAIQAKNNWVKIAQQELTQERYPQLREAKLDQFLTPEEYSLTQDGNLTPQEWQDIFIRLNMAACKGGGFQLPPEVYPQVAELLHTTFPKALRETLKEDFVKDGKAFAGLTLQLLTGMKAELAQLRNTNLAVNAAELTQILQQFQQLETQLRGTVAQQQAFFWQISQDIDSGFAEVCQQLGVMETNITALLQNLEKRLDALDEKLTRLEAPRGRQLSKQEYRHRQALLSQMRTEVESRLAQSLHHAVLLNLGKEQQPEQVQRPWDVSVKVGEQRSFLLSSETSILEVFENPAINGKFLILGKPGGGKTTTLLELAQALIKRAETDSDAPIPVILELSAWQTVTKRKFPDVWNKEKYDPSIEEWILSQLRSKGVSQEIGEQWIREKELVLLLDGLDELSSERQAKCVRAINQFLDSEFSPLHLVVCSRKEEYENYKEDLHLNNAICLEDLTVEQIQNYFASVKLGDFWESIKDSDRIVNFIRQPLFLAITSIAYQQIDVDEWRNCNTEQNCIDYLLGTYRVEKINKKFKKPCNKFKKNDFIKTQERLILIARYLTQKGEFDFFVENIVPEDFFRSNNKSYHSCAMFYIFCLPLIYFLSFDIFSVQSKLLRILLYTFLYTDCFYPLLPFNIVDEKIETLLKKGGWNNLHIQYYKIWLILFLIFALVLQLAGISLAGILVVIIVIFIFPVFWLKVFLDKIFNDLSRIRKDILTSVLNTVFDFIYFVFIALLFKWINYDILPNTKILVLLNSNFVLGLVNLIANNILLIPLISALYFGIVWGGGARLIQYFVFRLLLGLTGQMPWNITRFLDYCTERLILQRVGNRYRFIHRLVQEHFANLEIQKE; from the coding sequence TCGCCGGGGATGGGATCGTTTGGGGGACAATCTTAGCGACAGCTTTAGCCAGTGTAGCTGCTGGAAATACTGCTAATGCGATCGATGCTTTAACTCAGGGGAAAGAGGGCGATCGCTTATCATTACAGAATCAAGATTTAACGAAAGCAGTGGGAAAAGCCATAGCCGCCGTCATCACCCTAGCCGCGAAACAACACCGAGACAAAACCCACGACAACCTAGAAAAAATCGCCATCCAAGCCAAAAATAATTGGGTGAAAATTGCCCAACAGGAACTCACCCAGGAACGCTACCCTCAACTCAGAGAAGCCAAACTCGACCAATTCCTCACCCCGGAAGAATACAGCCTCACCCAAGACGGCAACCTCACCCCCCAAGAATGGCAGGATATTTTCATCCGCTTAAACATGGCAGCCTGTAAAGGGGGTGGCTTTCAACTCCCGCCAGAAGTCTATCCCCAAGTAGCCGAATTACTGCATACCACCTTCCCCAAAGCTTTAAGAGAAACCCTCAAAGAAGACTTTGTAAAAGATGGGAAAGCCTTTGCCGGATTAACCTTGCAGTTACTCACGGGGATGAAAGCGGAACTGGCACAACTGCGAAACACCAATTTGGCGGTGAACGCCGCCGAATTGACGCAAATTCTCCAACAGTTCCAGCAGCTAGAAACCCAGTTACGGGGAACCGTCGCCCAGCAGCAGGCATTTTTTTGGCAAATTTCCCAAGATATAGATTCTGGTTTTGCCGAAGTCTGTCAACAGTTGGGAGTGATGGAAACCAATATCACCGCATTGTTACAGAATTTAGAGAAAAGGCTAGATGCTTTAGATGAAAAGCTGACGAGACTGGAAGCACCGAGGGGACGGCAGTTATCGAAACAGGAGTATCGCCACCGTCAGGCGTTGTTGTCTCAGATGCGGACTGAAGTTGAAAGCCGTTTAGCACAGTCGTTACACCATGCGGTTTTGCTGAATTTGGGTAAGGAACAGCAACCCGAACAGGTGCAACGCCCTTGGGATGTTTCGGTGAAGGTGGGGGAACAGCGATCGTTTCTGTTATCCTCAGAAACAAGCATTCTAGAGGTGTTTGAAAACCCAGCTATTAACGGTAAGTTTCTGATTTTGGGTAAACCGGGAGGTGGGAAAACCACGACGTTGTTAGAGTTAGCCCAAGCCTTGATTAAGCGTGCCGAAACGGATAGCGATGCACCTATCCCGGTAATTTTAGAGCTTTCGGCATGGCAGACAGTTACAAAAAGAAAGTTTCCAGATGTTTGGAATAAGGAAAAATACGATCCTTCAATCGAGGAGTGGATTCTCTCTCAGCTTCGGAGTAAGGGAGTAAGTCAAGAAATCGGAGAGCAGTGGATTCGGGAAAAGGAATTAGTGCTGCTTTTGGATGGTTTAGATGAGTTGTCATCGGAACGTCAGGCGAAGTGTGTTCGGGCAATTAATCAGTTTTTAGACAGTGAGTTTTCTCCTCTGCATTTGGTGGTATGCAGTCGCAAGGAGGAGTATGAAAATTACAAGGAGGATTTGCACTTAAATAATGCAATTTGTTTGGAAGATTTAACGGTAGAGCAAATTCAGAATTATTTCGCGAGTGTCAAACTTGGGGATTTCTGGGAGAGCATTAAAGATTCCGATCGGATTGTCAATTTCATTCGTCAACCTTTATTTTTGGCGATTACGAGTATTGCTTATCAGCAGATTGATGTTGATGAGTGGAGGAATTGTAATACTGAGCAAAATTGTATTGATTATTTGCTCGGAACTTATAGAGTTGAAAAAATAAATAAAAAGTTCAAAAAGCCTTGTAATAAATTTAAAAAAAATGATTTTATTAAAACTCAAGAAAGACTTATATTGATTGCTCGTTATCTAACTCAAAAAGGAGAATTTGATTTTTTTGTTGAAAATATAGTTCCCGAAGACTTTTTTAGGTCAAATAATAAAAGCTATCATTCTTGTGCTATGTTTTACATTTTCTGTTTGCCTCTGATTTATTTTTTGTCTTTTGATATTTTTAGCGTTCAATCAAAGTTGCTAAGAATACTGTTATATACGTTTTTATATACAGATTGTTTTTACCCATTATTACCTTTCAATATTGTAGATGAGAAAATTGAAACATTGCTAAAGAAAGGTGGTTGGAATAATTTACATATACAATATTATAAAATTTGGTTGATTTTGTTTTTAATTTTTGCTTTGGTATTACAATTGGCAGGAATTTCTCTAGCAGGGATATTAGTTGTTATCATTGTCATATTTATTTTTCCTGTTTTTTGGCTTAAAGTGTTTTTAGATAAAATATTTAATGATTTATCGCGAATCAGAAAAGATATATTAACCAGTGTTTTAAATACAGTTTTTGATTTTATTTACTTTGTTTTTATTGCCTTATTATTTAAGTGGATTAATTACGATATTTTACCTAACACAAAAATATTAGTTTTACTAAACTCTAACTTTGTTCTTGGTTTGGTTAATTTAATAGCAAATAATATATTATTAATTCCACTAATTTCAGCATTATATTTTGGAATTGTTTGGGGAGGTGGTGCTAGATTAATTCAATACTTTGTCTTTCGTCTCCTACTTGGTTTGACTGGTCAAATGCCTTGGAACATCACCCGCTTCCTCGACTACTGTACAGAACGCCTGATCCTGCAACGAGTCGGCAACCGCTACCGCTTCATCCATCGCCTAGTTCAAGAACATTTCGCTAACCTAGAAATCCAAAAAGAGTAA
- a CDS encoding RNA-guided endonuclease InsQ/TnpB family protein, translated as MLVIEAKLKGTQSQYSKLDEAIRTGQFIRNTCLRYWEDNKGVTRNDLQKLCSVLAKNKETPWTKKLNSQARQAHADRAWSAIGRFYENCRLGKPGKKGYPKYKKFSRSIEYKNSGWKLSADRRQITFTDGFEVGTMNLWSSRDLVWYSEKQISRVRVIRRADGYYAQFLVDWDRKEEHELQGKMTGIDLGLKEFYTDSDGNTVDNPRYLRKSERRLKMLQRRVSKKHIRGKKQSNRYHKARRALAKQHLKVSRQREDKARKDALALVRSNDLIVYEDLKIRNMVKNHHLAKSISDASWYQFTQWLQYFAKVHGVIVIAVPPRNTTVDCSCCGAKVKKTLSTRTHRCSQCGTVLDRDHNAAKNILAKGFKLLAEYFNSTVGHTESGAKSSFIAGRN; from the coding sequence ATGTTAGTAATAGAAGCAAAGTTAAAAGGAACTCAATCACAGTACAGTAAGCTGGATGAAGCAATCCGCACCGGACAATTCATCCGCAACACTTGTCTGCGATATTGGGAAGATAACAAAGGAGTCACTAGGAACGACCTCCAAAAGCTTTGCTCGGTACTAGCCAAAAACAAGGAAACCCCTTGGACGAAGAAGCTTAACTCTCAAGCTAGACAGGCTCATGCTGATAGAGCGTGGTCTGCAATTGGGCGTTTTTATGAAAACTGTAGATTGGGTAAGCCTGGTAAAAAAGGCTACCCCAAATACAAGAAGTTCAGCCGTTCCATTGAGTACAAAAATAGTGGATGGAAATTATCTGCTGATAGAAGACAGATAACATTCACCGATGGTTTTGAAGTAGGAACGATGAACTTATGGAGTTCTAGGGATTTGGTCTGGTACTCAGAAAAACAAATTTCTAGGGTTCGAGTTATCAGACGTGCTGATGGCTACTACGCTCAGTTCTTAGTGGACTGGGATAGAAAAGAGGAGCATGAGCTTCAAGGGAAAATGACGGGAATCGACTTAGGGCTTAAAGAGTTCTACACCGATTCTGATGGAAATACTGTCGATAACCCTCGATATCTGAGAAAGTCCGAACGTCGCCTCAAGATGCTGCAACGCCGGGTTTCTAAGAAGCATATCAGGGGCAAAAAGCAGTCTAATAGATACCATAAAGCTCGCAGGGCTTTAGCCAAACAACATCTCAAGGTAAGTAGACAGCGTGAAGACAAGGCTCGTAAAGATGCTCTGGCGCTAGTTAGATCTAACGACCTAATTGTCTACGAAGACTTGAAGATACGAAACATGGTGAAAAATCACCATTTAGCTAAGTCTATTAGCGACGCATCTTGGTATCAATTCACTCAATGGCTTCAATATTTTGCCAAGGTTCACGGTGTCATTGTTATCGCTGTTCCACCTCGCAACACGACTGTTGATTGTTCGTGCTGTGGAGCGAAAGTGAAGAAAACTCTTAGCACCAGGACGCATAGATGTAGCCAGTGTGGCACGGTTTTAGATCGCGACCACAATGCCGCAAAAAACATTTTGGCAAAAGGATTCAAGCTGTTAGCTGAATATTTCAACAGTACCGTAGGGCATACGGAATCTGGAGCCAAAAGCTCTTTCATCGCAGGGAGAAACTAA
- a CDS encoding FitA-like ribbon-helix-helix domain-containing protein, with protein sequence MNSITIQNFDDDLKNRLQKRAEYYGRSLEEEAKQILRAVLTENTLEPLNLALAIERRFAHFGNFELPNIAREPLREPPNFEDLHQGLKSYEYYIFSNMTGIDYFNLGTPRKILDIKSVNTGDSMS encoded by the coding sequence ATGAACAGTATCACGATTCAAAACTTTGACGATGACCTGAAAAATCGCCTGCAAAAGCGAGCAGAATATTATGGTCGTTCTCTGGAAGAAGAAGCCAAACAAATCCTCCGCGCTGTCTTGACAGAAAACACTCTCGAACCCTTAAATCTTGCCTTAGCTATCGAGCGACGTTTTGCCCATTTTGGCAATTTTGAACTTCCGAATATCGCTAGGGAACCCTTACGCGAACCCCCTAATTTTGAAGACTTACATCAAGGTTTAAAATCATATGAGTATTATATATTTTCAAATATGACTGGGATCGATTACTTCAATTTGGGAACACCAAGAAAAATCCTTGACATTAAAAGTGTAAATACTGGTGACTCGATGAGCTAA
- a CDS encoding DUF4349 domain-containing protein, with protein sequence MKNELKTNNPKSDRLLNMLLIGTFSAIALPSCSQSYNATRGSSLPQISAKSAAMPAAEPAPMAAMDNMADSPAPNVVASADGTIVASAPAKRSLPQLIKKAELTLVVGSIDKSMREVSTIIRKQQGDLLGFQDSQPIDSSSRHTASMQIRVPSPKLDTTLDTFAKLGTVQSRSLTAEDVSDQLVDYQARLKNLRKSEEAVLKILERSGSIRDVLQVSKELSNIRESIERISAQLNNLQNQVAYSTITLNLEAAVSATPASGTPVGLRVQETWGQATHSVSELTFNLLSLSIWLFAFIPYLLLISAAGYGFYRFRKNKTNVAAQKPNLPPSS encoded by the coding sequence ATGAAAAACGAGTTAAAAACTAATAATCCTAAATCCGATCGCCTCCTCAATATGTTGCTGATCGGAACATTCTCCGCCATTGCTCTGCCTAGTTGCAGTCAAAGCTATAATGCCACAAGGGGTAGCTCTCTGCCACAAATTTCAGCAAAAAGTGCGGCAATGCCAGCAGCGGAACCAGCACCAATGGCAGCTATGGACAACATGGCAGACAGCCCAGCGCCAAATGTTGTAGCTTCTGCGGATGGAACTATTGTAGCATCTGCTCCAGCGAAACGATCGCTTCCTCAATTAATCAAAAAAGCGGAATTAACTCTCGTCGTTGGCTCAATTGACAAGAGTATGCGCGAAGTCTCAACTATTATCAGAAAACAGCAAGGAGATTTACTGGGATTTCAAGATAGCCAGCCCATCGATTCTAGCAGCCGTCACACCGCTTCCATGCAAATTCGCGTACCGTCGCCAAAGCTGGACACTACTCTCGACACCTTTGCTAAACTAGGAACGGTGCAAAGTCGTTCTCTTACCGCTGAGGATGTGTCAGATCAACTGGTTGATTACCAAGCGCGTCTGAAGAATCTGCGAAAATCTGAAGAAGCGGTATTGAAAATTCTGGAGCGTTCTGGTTCAATTAGAGATGTGCTGCAAGTTTCCAAAGAACTTAGCAATATCCGAGAGTCGATCGAACGGATTTCCGCTCAATTAAATAACTTGCAAAATCAAGTAGCTTATTCCACAATTACTCTAAATTTGGAAGCAGCCGTTTCTGCCACACCTGCATCGGGAACTCCCGTAGGTTTACGAGTTCAGGAAACCTGGGGACAAGCAACTCATTCTGTGAGCGAACTTACCTTCAACTTGCTGAGTTTAAGTATTTGGTTATTTGCCTTCATCCCTTATCTGTTGTTGATAAGTGCGGCAGGATATGGCTTTTACAGATTTAGAAAAAATAAGACTAATGTTGCCGCACAAAAACCGAATTTACCGCCATCTAGCTAG
- a CDS encoding pentapeptide repeat-containing protein: MKTKILATVSFLTTLWLASPLLAQNVSPIERLLTTKECQGCDLSGANLNSVDLSGADLSGADLSDASLKNTLLVGANLSGANLRGADLTQAMLTGANISGADLTYANLTDANLFRAKAKESGGADFTNAIFNGTTMPNGTVRDRQALPGVPENVTPEQLPATIR; the protein is encoded by the coding sequence ATGAAAACAAAGATCCTAGCTACAGTATCTTTTTTGACTACACTGTGGTTAGCATCGCCGCTTTTAGCCCAGAATGTCAGCCCGATTGAACGGTTGCTGACAACCAAAGAATGTCAGGGGTGTGACTTAAGTGGGGCTAACTTGAACAGTGTTGACCTGAGCGGAGCCGATCTCAGCGGTGCCGATTTAAGCGATGCTAGCTTAAAGAATACTCTACTGGTCGGAGCCAACCTCAGCGGTGCCAATCTTAGGGGTGCTGACCTGACTCAAGCTATGCTGACTGGTGCTAATATCAGCGGTGCCGATTTAACTTATGCCAACCTTACAGATGCGAACCTGTTTCGGGCCAAAGCTAAGGAGTCGGGAGGAGCAGATTTTACAAATGCTATTTTTAATGGAACTACGATGCCCAACGGTACTGTTCGCGATCGACAAGCACTACCGGGAGTTCCCGAAAACGTAACTCCCGAACAACTTCCGGCAACAATACGCTAG
- a CDS encoding CHASE2 domain-containing protein, translating to MLAKFSSQFRDRLSNWRRRYIAAPISLTPILVASIGVSVLLVGLRQFGKLEPLELGAYDQMLRSRPTEKPDPRILVVTVTEEDIQRVGKWPLSDATMANLLEKLQKYNPRVIGLDIYRDLAVQPGHQRLVTQLGKSDRIITVCKTSDINHSGVAPPSSVPPNRVGFSDLAVDSDGVIRRALLFVTPGKGNCKARLSFSFQLASKYLALSGIESYKIKPSGYMGLRTVNPGEHPQSSIPNPKSQIPNLKSQVVFPRLNGDAGGYQGVDTGGYQILLNYRSAQDIAQEVTLTQVLTDRVRPEWVRDRIVLIGVQAPSIDDAFYTPYSAARPQDAKMPGVVVHAQVASQILSAVLDGRPLIWYWPWWGEALWIWGWAFVGGLGADRLRHPLWLGLSGVSAIGVLVSTCYGLLIYSAWVPVVPPVIALITSGGTVVVYAAYKMYKQQQKITNLSAEQEETIALLTTMIKHNPSVSSSATWALPSSATVPVSPHPQSYSPQTEPEPFSFSSLLDGRYKINKVLAQGGFGQTYLAQDIKRPGYPTCVVKRLMPARRDPKFLQVARRLFETEAKILEVLGQHNQIPLLLAYLAEKEEFYLVEEYIEGDSLSDELPVDKRVSEYLVVDLLKGILDILAFIHQNHVIHRDIKPSNIIRRKQDSQLVLIDFGAVKQMHSSSNEDTENPTVAIGTRGYAPPEQLAGHPRPASDIYAVGMIGIQALTGISPQQLPQDRDTGCVIWRPLASVSLELAEILDRMVCYHFSDRYQSAAAVLKDLKELDRSLLSQVATDIDLVNMPASDTDNLIKSLLTDQANPLPSQLLDATIVVNQEDSESETIQ from the coding sequence GTGCTGGCTAAGTTCTCCAGTCAATTCCGCGATCGTTTGTCTAATTGGCGTCGCCGTTACATTGCAGCGCCAATTTCACTCACACCCATACTTGTAGCCAGTATAGGGGTGAGTGTTTTGCTTGTGGGGTTGAGACAGTTTGGCAAACTGGAACCGCTGGAATTGGGGGCTTATGACCAAATGTTGCGATCGCGCCCCACAGAAAAACCCGACCCGCGTATTTTAGTGGTCACCGTCACAGAAGAAGATATCCAGCGAGTGGGTAAGTGGCCGTTATCAGATGCCACAATGGCTAATCTATTAGAAAAGCTTCAGAAATATAACCCGCGTGTCATCGGTTTGGATATTTATCGCGACTTGGCGGTACAGCCGGGACATCAGAGGTTAGTTACTCAGCTCGGTAAAAGCGATCGCATAATTACCGTTTGCAAAACCAGCGATATCAACCATTCCGGCGTTGCGCCACCCTCATCAGTTCCACCTAACCGCGTCGGCTTTAGCGACCTCGCAGTTGACTCGGATGGAGTGATTCGGCGGGCGCTGTTATTTGTGACACCGGGGAAAGGGAATTGCAAAGCACGCTTATCATTTAGCTTCCAACTAGCAAGCAAATATCTCGCCTTGTCAGGGATTGAATCCTACAAAATTAAGCCTAGCGGATACATGGGGCTCAGAACAGTGAATCCGGGTGAACATCCCCAATCTTCAATCCCAAATCCCAAATCCCAAATCCCAAATCTAAAATCGCAAGTAGTATTTCCCCGCCTGAACGGCGATGCAGGTGGCTACCAAGGCGTAGATACAGGGGGTTATCAAATTCTGCTCAATTACCGTTCAGCCCAAGACATCGCCCAAGAAGTCACCCTCACCCAAGTTTTAACCGATCGCGTGCGTCCAGAATGGGTACGCGATCGCATAGTCCTCATCGGAGTACAAGCACCCAGCATTGACGACGCCTTCTATACACCCTACAGCGCCGCTAGACCGCAAGACGCGAAAATGCCTGGAGTAGTAGTCCATGCCCAAGTAGCCAGTCAAATCCTCAGTGCAGTGCTGGATGGACGCCCTCTTATATGGTATTGGCCTTGGTGGGGTGAAGCGCTGTGGATTTGGGGCTGGGCTTTCGTAGGTGGTTTAGGGGCCGATCGGCTCCGGCATCCTCTGTGGCTGGGCCTTTCAGGGGTAAGTGCGATCGGCGTTCTGGTTAGTACCTGTTATGGTTTGTTGATTTACTCGGCATGGGTGCCAGTAGTACCACCAGTCATAGCGTTGATAACCAGTGGCGGAACTGTGGTAGTTTACGCCGCCTACAAAATGTACAAGCAGCAGCAGAAAATCACAAATCTCTCAGCAGAACAGGAGGAAACGATCGCGCTTTTGACAACAATGATCAAGCACAATCCCTCGGTTTCTTCATCAGCCACTTGGGCTTTACCCTCATCAGCCACAGTTCCCGTTTCCCCCCATCCACAATCCTACTCTCCACAAACAGAGCCAGAGCCCTTCTCGTTTTCATCGCTATTGGACGGACGCTACAAAATCAACAAAGTCTTAGCTCAAGGAGGATTTGGTCAAACCTATTTAGCACAAGATATCAAGCGTCCCGGCTATCCTACTTGTGTAGTCAAGCGTTTGATGCCAGCACGGCGAGATCCCAAATTTTTGCAAGTTGCTAGACGATTATTCGAGACGGAAGCCAAAATTTTGGAAGTTTTGGGGCAGCACAACCAGATTCCCCTACTGCTAGCCTACCTGGCAGAAAAAGAGGAATTCTACTTAGTTGAAGAATATATAGAGGGAGACTCTTTAAGTGATGAGCTACCTGTGGATAAGCGAGTGAGTGAGTATCTGGTAGTCGATCTGCTCAAAGGGATTTTGGATATCCTGGCTTTTATCCATCAAAACCATGTGATTCACCGGGATATCAAACCCAGCAATATAATTAGACGAAAACAAGATAGCCAGTTAGTTTTGATTGACTTTGGTGCAGTCAAACAGATGCACAGCTCCTCAAACGAGGATACCGAAAACCCAACGGTAGCGATCGGGACGCGGGGCTATGCACCGCCGGAACAGTTGGCCGGTCACCCCCGTCCAGCCAGCGATATCTATGCCGTGGGGATGATTGGAATTCAGGCGCTTACCGGGATTTCGCCGCAGCAGTTGCCCCAAGATCGCGATACGGGATGCGTCATTTGGCGTCCTCTAGCGAGTGTTAGCCTGGAATTGGCTGAGATTTTGGATCGGATGGTGTGTTATCACTTCAGCGACAGGTATCAGTCAGCAGCAGCTGTGCTGAAGGATCTCAAAGAACTCGATCGCTCCCTTCTCAGTCAGGTAGCTACAGATATCGATTTAGTAAATATGCCTGCCAGCGACACAGATAACTTGATTAAAAGTCTACTAACAGACCAAGCTAATCCTCTACCCTCTCAGTTGTTGGATGCCACAATCGTAGTAAATCAAGAAGATTCAGAAAGTGAAACGATTCAATAG
- the bchI gene encoding magnesium chelatase ATPase subunit I, protein MSPTALEPTIVKSATRRVVFPFTAIVGQEEMKLALLLNVIDPKIGGVMIMGDRGTGKSTTIRALADLLPEIEVVANDPFNSHPSDPDIMSDTVRDRVDRGEEIPIAKKKVTMVDLPLGATEDRVCGTIDIEKALSEGVKAFEPGLLAKANRGILYVDEVNLLDDHLVDVLLDSAASGWNTVEREGISIRHPARFVLVGSGNPEEGELRPQLLDRFGMHAEIRTVKEPVLRVRIVEQRSEFDQNPPEFLEKYRETQEALQQKLVNAQELLPSVTSDYDLRVKISEVCAELDVDGLRGDIVTNRAAKALAAFEGRTLVLVDDIRRVITLCLRHRLRKDPLESIDSGYKVEKAFNRVFGIEV, encoded by the coding sequence ATGAGTCCGACTGCTCTTGAGCCAACTATCGTTAAATCGGCGACCCGCCGTGTCGTTTTTCCCTTTACGGCTATTGTTGGCCAGGAGGAAATGAAACTGGCACTGCTATTGAATGTAATCGATCCGAAGATTGGCGGTGTGATGATTATGGGCGATCGCGGTACGGGCAAATCTACCACGATCCGCGCTTTGGCCGATCTTCTTCCAGAAATCGAAGTTGTTGCGAATGACCCCTTCAACAGCCATCCCAGTGACCCCGATATAATGAGCGATACTGTGCGCGATCGGGTCGATCGCGGGGAGGAAATTCCCATAGCCAAGAAAAAGGTTACGATGGTGGATCTGCCTTTGGGTGCGACAGAAGACCGCGTTTGCGGCACGATCGACATTGAGAAAGCACTCTCTGAGGGTGTCAAAGCGTTTGAACCGGGTTTGCTGGCTAAAGCCAATCGCGGTATCCTCTACGTTGATGAAGTCAACTTGCTGGATGACCACCTGGTAGATGTGCTGCTAGACTCCGCTGCCTCCGGTTGGAATACAGTAGAAAGGGAAGGTATTTCCATTCGTCACCCCGCCCGTTTCGTTCTGGTTGGTTCCGGTAACCCGGAAGAAGGGGAATTGCGTCCCCAATTGCTCGATCGCTTTGGGATGCACGCTGAAATCCGTACCGTCAAAGAACCAGTTTTGCGAGTGCGAATCGTAGAACAAAGATCTGAATTCGATCAAAATCCGCCCGAATTTCTCGAAAAATATCGAGAAACCCAAGAAGCGCTCCAGCAAAAGCTAGTTAACGCCCAAGAACTACTTCCTTCTGTGACAAGTGACTACGATCTGCGGGTGAAAATTTCTGAGGTTTGTGCTGAACTGGATGTAGACGGTTTGCGGGGTGACATTGTGACCAACCGCGCCGCCAAAGCCCTAGCCGCTTTTGAAGGTCGAACACTGGTACTGGTAGATGATATCCGCCGGGTGATTACGCTGTGTTTGCGCCACCGACTTCGCAAAGACCCCCTAGAGTCGATCGATTCTGGCTACAAAGTGGAAAAAGCGTTCAACCGCGTGTTTGGGATAGAAGTATAA
- a CDS encoding VOC family protein: MIFPYTDIFVTLAAVEVEILIQFYTKLLGQEPKSYIPNVYAEYHLSGLRLGIFKPRNTDGEEFNNSSQSGMSLCLEVSDLESAIAHFTSLGYPPPGEIITASHGREIYAYDPAGNRLILHQSSIISS, from the coding sequence ATGATCTTTCCCTATACCGACATTTTCGTTACCCTAGCAGCAGTTGAGGTGGAAATACTGATACAGTTTTATACTAAACTGCTCGGTCAAGAACCCAAGTCATACATCCCAAATGTTTACGCTGAATATCACCTTTCTGGTTTGCGCTTAGGAATTTTTAAACCTAGAAATACTGACGGGGAAGAGTTTAACAATTCATCTCAAAGTGGGATGAGTTTGTGTTTGGAAGTCAGCGATCTAGAAAGTGCGATCGCTCATTTTACTTCCTTGGGATACCCGCCTCCTGGAGAAATTATCACCGCCTCTCACGGCAGAGAAATCTACGCTTATGACCCGGCTGGCAATCGCCTCATTCTTCACCAATCTAGTATAATATCAAGTTAA